The following proteins are encoded in a genomic region of Channa argus isolate prfri chromosome 3, Channa argus male v1.0, whole genome shotgun sequence:
- the rasd3 gene encoding RASD family member 3, with protein MPQSGSPNSVRLVFLGAAGVGKSALIHRFLHDRFELKYTRTVEELHVLEYDMAGSGKMRLEILDTSGSYSFPAMRELCIRHSDAFALVYAVDDPGSFEEVRRLRDEILELRGGKSAPITVVGSKADLTEAEGRELLTSNVMAIVEGEWDANFVEASARTGGNTGGVFRALLQQVNLPHRLSLAVGSRRDTVPRPAAKKRPPLKKNSSCILS; from the coding sequence ATGCCTCAGTCAGGAAGTCCAAACTCGGTCCGGCTGGTTTTCCTCGGTGCTGCCGGGGTCGGCAAGAGCGCGCTCATCCACCGTTTCCTCCACGACCGCTTCGAGCTCAAATACACGCGCACAGTGGAGGAGCTTCACGTGCTGGAGTACGACATGGCGGGGTCGGGGAAGATGCGACTGGAGATCCTAGACACAAGCGGGAGCTACTCCTTCCCGGCCATGCGGGAGCTGTGCATCCGCCACAGCGACGCATTCGCCCTGGTGTACGCGGTGGACGACCCGGGGTCTTTTGAGGAAGTGCGGCGGCTCCGGGACGAGATTCTGGAGCTGAGGGGCGGCAAGAGCGCGCCCATCACGGTGGTCGGCAGCAAAGCTGATTTGACTGAAGCCGAAGGTCGCGAGCTGTTGACGAGTAATGTCATGGCCATAGTGGAGGGTGAGTGGGACGCAAACTTCGTGGAGGCGTCCGCGCGCACAGGTGGAAACACCGGCGGAGTTTTCCGCGCGCTGCTGCAACAGGTGAACCTGCCGCACCGGCTGAGCCTTGCGGTGGGGAGTCGCAGAGACACGGTGCCCAGACCTGCAGCCAAGAAGAGACCACCACTGAAGAAGAACAGCAGCTGTATCCTGTCATAG
- the LOC137124698 gene encoding uncharacterized protein codes for MEKKQKLNEELFFSLLPDSLLTLHKSSQDDTDKTRQSAESESASMGYQNTFIAAELLSGSPEPEQVDSSFCPTVPEVPLSHVTELLELSPQIHNVVSTAKLGCRLDLKVIARKARNVEYNPKVCKVLIMRIRKPRTTAMIYANGHVTCTGAKSEEQSRVAIRRHARIVQKLGFPVSVFNFKIKNIVATSKSFPVNFEQMLLAYPQYCSYEPELFPGLFFKMDHGITVTIFASGKMSLSGAKTEADVYRVLDSVSSILSSFRRQ; via the exons AtggagaagaagcagaagcTAAATGAAGAGCTTTTCTTCAGTTTACTGCCTGATAGTCTCCTGACACTGCACAAGTCCAGTCAGGATGACACAG ATAAAACCAGACAATCAGCAGAGAGTGAAAGTGCATCTATGGGCTACCAGAATACTTTTATAGCAGCCGAGCTTCTATCCGGGTCACCTGAGCCGGAGCAGGTGGACTCGTCTTTCTGTCCCACTGTTCCTGAGGTGCCTCTGAGCCATGTGACAGAGCTACTAGAACTTTCCCCACAAATACA taaCGTCGTCTCTACAGCAAAACTAGGCTGTCGACTGGATCTTAAAGTAATCGCTCGTAAGGCGAGGAACGTAGAATACAACCcaaag gTTTGCAAGGTGCTAATCATGAGGATCCGTAAACCCCGGACCACAGCCATGATCTATGCAAATGGGCATGTTACGTGCACAGGAGCTAAGAG TGAGGAGCAATCGCGGGTGGCGATCAGGAGGCATGCTCGCATTGTGCAGAAGCTGGGCTTTCCCGTCTCTGTGTTCAACTTCAAGATCAAGAACATAGTGGCCACTTCCAAAAGCTTCCCAGTCAATTTTGAGCAAATGCTGCTTGCCTACCCTCAGTACTGCAG TTATGAACCAGAGCTATTTCCTGGCCTCTTCTTCAAGATGGATCATGGCATCACTGTGACCATCTTTGCATCAGGGAAAATGTCTCTTAGTG GAGCTAAAACAGAAGCTGATGTCTACAGAGTGCTTGATAGCGTCTCTTCAATCTTGAGCAGCTTCAGGAGGCAGTGA
- the LOC137124061 gene encoding fascin-like — MSANGADGDLLQIPLGLINSNGKYLTAEAFGFKINASASSLKKKQTWTLEQTGEDGSAVFLLSHLGRYLATDKDGNVTADSETRGRDCRFVITAHEDGQWSLQSEPHGRFLGGTEDRITCFAQTASPAERWSVHLAVHPQVNLYSFARKRFAHLSRQGGRQEVSIDRDVPWGVDSLVTLVYRDQRYHLETCDNRFLRNDGRLSIQTDKDTGYMLEFRSGKVAFRDCNGRYLAPVGPSGTMKSGKSTRVGKDELFGLERSHAQVVLTAGNERNVSTRQGMDLSANQDEEGDQEVFQLEMSREDRKCAFRTAAGKYWTLTENGGLQCTAFTKSANSYFELEWRDGGVCVRAANGKYVTAKKNGQLTAAVDNAGEAEQFLMKLINRPIIVLRGEHGFIGARKAGTATLDSNRASYDVFQLEFHNGAYSLKDSQGKYWCVGDDTAVVCGSSTPVPFLFEFCDLNKMAIRALGGKYLKGDHAGGLKASADSLEMATLWEY, encoded by the exons ATGTCTGCAAACGGCGCCGACGGGGACTTGCTCCAGATCCCTTTGGGGCTCATCAACAGCAACGGGAAGTATCTGACCGCGGAGGCTTTCGGCTTCAAAATTAACGCCTCGGCCAGCAGCTTGAAGAAGAAGCAGACATGGACGCTGGAGCAGACCGGGGAGGACGGCAGCGCGGTCTTCCTCCTCTCCCACCTGGGCCGCTACCTCGCCACGGACAAAGACGGCAACGTTACCGCGGACAGTGAGACGCGCGGCCGCGACTGCCGCTTCGTCATCACGGCGCATGAGGATGGGCAGTGGTCGCTGCAGTCCGAGCCCCACGGTCGGTTTCTCGGCGGTACCGAGGACCGGATCACCTGCTTTGCGCAGACCGCCTCGCCGGCAGAGAGATGGAGCGTGCACCTGGCTGTGCATCCCCAGGTCAACCTGTACAGCTTTGCGCGCAAACGCTTCGCCCACTTGAGCAGGCAGGGCGGGCGGCAGGAGGTGTCAATTGACCGGGATGTCCCATGGGGTGTGGACTCCCTTGTGACACTGGTCTACCGGGACCAGCGCTACCACCTCGAGACGTGTGACAACCGCTTCCTTCGCAACGATGGCAGGCTGTCCATCCAAACGGACAAGGACACCGGCTACATGCTGGAGTTCCGCTCCGGAAAAGTGGCATTTCGCGACTGCAACGGCCGCTACCTTGCGCCAGTGGGCCCCTCCGGCACAATGAAGTCTGGAAAGAGCACCCGGGTCGGGAAGGATGAACTGTTTGGCCTGGAGCGCAGCCACGCGCAGGTCGTGCTGACTGCGGGCAACGAGAGGAACGTCTCCACGAGGCAAG GGATGGACCTCTCAGCTAATCAGGACGAGGAAGGGGACCAGGAAGTCTTCCAGCTGGAGATGAGCCGTGAAGACAGGAAATGTGCCTTCAGAACAGCTGCTGGAAAATACTGGACCCTGACGGAAAATGGGGGACTGCAGTGTACAGCGTTCACCAA GTCTGCCAATAGCTACTTTGAACTGGAGTGGCGTGACGGTGGTGTATGTGTTCGTGCAGCCAATGGCAAATATGTGACTGCCAAGAAAAATGGACAGCTGACTGCTGCTGTTGACAACGCAG GGGAGGCCGAACAGTTTCTGATGAAGCTGATCAACCGTCCAATCATCGTCCTTCGTGGGGAGCACGGTTTCATTGGGGCTCGTAAAGCTGGAACGGCAACTCTGGACTCCAACCGAGCATCCTACGATGTTTTCCAGCTGGAGTTCCACAATGGAGCATACTCCCTTAAAG ACTCGCAGGGGAAGTATTGGTGTGTTGGAGATGACACCGCGGTGGTGTGCGGCAGCTCCACGCCTGTGCCGTTCTTGTTTGAGTTCTGTGACCTCAACAAGATGGCCATTCGCGCTTTGGGAGGAAAGTACCTTAAAGGAGACCATGCTGGAGGGCTAAAAGCCAGTGCCGACTCCCTGGAAATGGCCACCCTGTGGGAATACTGA